A region from the Afifella aestuarii genome encodes:
- a CDS encoding sigma-70 family RNA polymerase sigma factor, with protein MTTGDDRKGNVRREIAALIPHLRRFARYLVQNPEWADDLVQECLVRAVASLDRYEDGTNLKAWLFTILRNIYKNDLRKSANRRRVEEDLTHEASTHSKPGQESAVALQEVRHAFAHLSPEHREILLLTAVEGVGYEEAGEMLDIPIGTVRSRVSRARARLTQLLQEPGGADAMTAAAGDAEIDDLQKSD; from the coding sequence ATGACGACCGGTGACGACCGGAAAGGCAACGTCCGTCGCGAGATCGCCGCGCTGATCCCGCATCTGCGCCGCTTTGCGAGATATCTCGTCCAAAATCCGGAATGGGCGGACGATCTCGTGCAGGAATGCCTCGTGCGCGCTGTCGCGTCCCTCGACCGCTACGAGGACGGCACCAATCTCAAAGCCTGGCTCTTCACCATCCTGCGCAACATCTACAAGAACGATCTGCGCAAGAGCGCCAACCGGCGTCGGGTGGAAGAGGATCTGACGCATGAGGCGAGCACGCACAGTAAGCCCGGCCAGGAATCCGCCGTGGCTCTCCAGGAGGTGCGCCATGCCTTCGCCCACCTCTCGCCGGAGCATCGCGAGATCCTGCTTTTGACGGCGGTGGAAGGCGTCGGTTACGAGGAAGCGGGCGAGATGCTCGATATTCCGATCGGCACGGTGCGCTCGCGCGTCTCGCGCGCTCGCGCCCGCCTCACGCAGCTCCTCCAAGAGCCCGGCGGTGCGGACGCCATGACCGCAGCGGCCGGCGATGCCGAGATCGACGATCTCCAGAAGAGCGACTGA
- a CDS encoding response regulator, with protein sequence MNTQVSDDVKHAVARLRRYAFCLFGSLPQADEVIERCLRRFDPARLDGKTDPLITLFRHFHEVGASEISPMWVSNGRAIGQEVLHGGLLRLPLKEREAIALRAVCGFRADEVATILGVSAERAQGLVDEGYRMLASPSLSALIIEDEPLVASDISSIISSMGIEVIGTASKESEAVFKAAEKRPHLILADVRLAEGNGLNAVSTIRRFHEARVMYLTAFPSEVLRSVGERDALIVRKPFERVAVEAAVRQLAGLEMVS encoded by the coding sequence ATGAACACGCAGGTTTCCGACGACGTGAAACACGCGGTGGCTCGTCTTCGCCGCTATGCTTTCTGCCTGTTCGGCTCGCTGCCGCAGGCCGACGAGGTCATCGAACGCTGTCTACGGCGGTTCGATCCGGCGCGGCTCGACGGCAAGACCGATCCCCTCATCACCCTCTTTCGCCATTTCCATGAGGTCGGCGCGTCCGAGATTTCGCCGATGTGGGTCAGCAACGGCCGTGCCATCGGGCAGGAAGTGCTGCATGGCGGTCTCTTGCGTCTGCCGCTGAAAGAACGCGAAGCCATCGCTTTGCGCGCCGTATGCGGGTTCCGCGCCGACGAGGTGGCGACGATCCTCGGCGTGAGCGCGGAGAGAGCGCAAGGTCTCGTCGACGAGGGCTACCGGATGCTCGCCTCGCCGAGCCTGTCGGCGCTGATCATCGAAGATGAGCCGCTCGTTGCCAGCGATATCTCCAGCATCATCTCGAGCATGGGCATCGAGGTGATCGGCACGGCCAGCAAGGAGAGCGAGGCGGTTTTCAAGGCTGCAGAGAAGCGGCCGCATCTCATCCTCGCCGACGTGCGGCTCGCCGAAGGCAACGGGCTCAACGCCGTCAGCACCATCCGTCGCTTTCACGAAGCGCGGGTCATGTATCTGACGGCTTTCCCGAGCGAGGTGCTGCGCTCCGTCGGGGAGCGGGACGCCCTGATCGTCCGCAAGCCGTTCGAGCGGGTCGCCGTCGAAGCCGCCGTGCGCCAGCTCGCCGGCCTTGAAATGGTCTCCTGA
- a CDS encoding PAS domain-containing protein, translating to MHEENLRPLAADRLEGLKRENAELKARIAALEADRQPLSSSEEEDARARLLRREEQQAIVAALGNRALAGAPLDDLLDEAVSGVGKALGCDHTAILRLLPDGENFLLTAGSGWRAGLVGTHLVSARAGSKASFALSSGQPVVTSDIAHESRFEESNIFLEHGVKSGVTVLIGKKDNPWGALGVHACEIERFVAEDIGFVQAVANILAVAIERQRAETKLQAQERRLRLALDSAHIGTWVWHKEEGLSYWDETTFEIFGVQERSGPLTHEEALAFVHPADRERVSRELKALIEEGRPLSIEFRITRPDGEIRWIASAAECHRSDQCTRAYGVNYDISATKKAQAELADNAARYRLSLRAVAGVVYERDMATGRVAASEGLDRLVGESHGGTSFLPWWIERVHPDDRDRLRTLGTELRRGERDSFEATYRVRHADGHWVDVWDRAYLVFDKEGRPSRLFGFASDVSELLEIQRRQTVLLAELDHRVKNMLANISAIATQSRSETHSIDSFIRSLRGRIQALADAHELLSRSGWDGALLRDLVEGALRVAGGRANARIQIDGPDVMLPPRLTQSLALSLHELAANAARFGALSGPGGHLKISWERDDLHGGHRFSWDETAPEALQPPANEGFGTFVIRSMMETELREKVHLEFRPHGVFCTFRIPQMKEAPRHDLPAVARGLQSGRDGAAPPLPKGSVLIVEDSPLLASVMQEAVESAGWPVVGLAADVAEARRMVAEKNFAVALLDLNLQDEISTEVARDLRRKGVPYVIASAYRPQDLLEPDLADAPYLPKPIDQRALVEIVRLLMSSPLESFASV from the coding sequence ATGCACGAAGAAAACCTGAGACCCCTGGCGGCGGATCGCCTTGAAGGCCTGAAGCGCGAGAACGCCGAATTGAAGGCGCGCATCGCGGCTCTTGAGGCAGACCGCCAGCCTTTGTCCTCGTCGGAAGAGGAAGATGCCCGGGCCCGCCTGTTGCGGCGCGAAGAGCAGCAGGCGATCGTCGCCGCGCTCGGCAATCGCGCGCTCGCCGGCGCTCCGCTCGATGACCTGTTGGACGAGGCGGTCTCCGGTGTCGGCAAGGCGCTCGGCTGCGACCATACCGCAATTTTGCGACTCCTTCCCGATGGCGAGAACTTCCTTCTGACCGCCGGCTCCGGCTGGCGTGCGGGCCTCGTCGGAACGCATCTCGTCAGCGCTCGCGCCGGCTCCAAGGCGTCCTTCGCCCTGTCCTCCGGACAGCCTGTCGTCACCAGCGACATCGCCCACGAATCCCGCTTCGAAGAGAGCAACATTTTTCTCGAACACGGCGTCAAGAGCGGCGTCACCGTCCTCATCGGCAAGAAGGACAATCCCTGGGGCGCGCTCGGCGTGCACGCCTGCGAGATCGAGCGCTTCGTCGCCGAGGACATCGGCTTCGTGCAGGCCGTCGCCAACATTCTCGCCGTTGCGATCGAGCGGCAGCGCGCCGAAACGAAATTGCAGGCGCAGGAACGGCGCCTGCGTCTGGCGCTCGACAGCGCCCATATCGGCACCTGGGTCTGGCACAAGGAAGAGGGCCTCTCCTATTGGGACGAGACCACCTTCGAGATCTTCGGCGTTCAGGAACGAAGCGGCCCGCTCACCCATGAGGAGGCCCTCGCCTTCGTCCATCCCGCCGATCGCGAGCGTGTCTCGCGCGAGCTGAAAGCTCTCATCGAGGAGGGCCGGCCGTTATCGATCGAGTTCCGCATCACCCGGCCCGACGGCGAAATCCGTTGGATCGCCTCGGCCGCCGAATGCCATCGCAGCGACCAGTGCACGCGCGCCTACGGCGTCAATTACGACATCAGCGCCACCAAGAAGGCGCAGGCCGAGCTGGCCGACAACGCCGCCCGGTATCGCCTGTCGCTGCGCGCCGTCGCGGGCGTCGTCTACGAGCGCGATATGGCGACGGGGCGCGTGGCGGCGAGTGAAGGCCTGGATAGGCTCGTCGGCGAAAGCCATGGCGGCACCTCGTTCCTGCCCTGGTGGATTGAGCGCGTCCATCCCGACGACCGCGACAGGCTCCGGACCCTCGGCACCGAGCTGAGACGCGGCGAGCGCGACAGTTTTGAGGCGACATACCGCGTCCGCCATGCGGATGGTCATTGGGTCGACGTCTGGGACCGCGCCTATCTCGTCTTCGACAAGGAAGGGCGCCCGAGCCGCCTCTTCGGCTTCGCGTCCGACGTGAGCGAGCTTCTCGAAATCCAGCGGCGTCAGACGGTGCTCCTGGCCGAGCTCGATCACCGCGTGAAGAACATGCTCGCCAATATCAGCGCCATCGCCACGCAAAGCCGCAGCGAGACGCATTCCATCGATTCCTTCATCCGCTCCCTGCGCGGGCGCATTCAGGCGCTCGCGGATGCGCATGAGCTTTTGAGCCGATCGGGCTGGGACGGTGCGCTGTTGCGCGACCTCGTCGAAGGGGCCTTGAGGGTCGCCGGCGGCCGGGCCAATGCCCGCATACAAATCGACGGTCCGGATGTGATGCTGCCGCCGCGGCTGACGCAGAGCCTCGCCTTGAGCCTGCACGAACTCGCCGCCAATGCCGCCCGCTTCGGCGCACTCTCGGGGCCGGGAGGTCATCTCAAGATCAGCTGGGAACGCGACGATCTGCACGGCGGACATCGTTTTTCCTGGGACGAGACCGCACCCGAAGCACTGCAGCCGCCCGCCAATGAGGGCTTCGGCACCTTCGTCATTCGCTCGATGATGGAAACGGAGCTGCGCGAAAAGGTGCATCTGGAATTCCGCCCGCATGGCGTTTTCTGCACCTTCCGCATTCCGCAGATGAAGGAGGCGCCGCGGCATGATTTGCCGGCTGTCGCGCGGGGCCTGCAAAGCGGCAGGGACGGCGCCGCGCCCCCTCTGCCGAAAGGTTCGGTCCTGATCGTCGAGGATTCCCCTCTCCTCGCCTCCGTCATGCAGGAAGCCGTGGAATCGGCCGGATGGCCGGTGGTCGGCCTCGCTGCCGACGTCGCCGAAGCGCGTCGCATGGTGGCGGAGAAGAATTTCGCGGTCGCCCTCCTCGACCTCAACCTGCAGGACGAGATTTCGACGGAAGTGGCGCGTGATCTGCGCCGTAAGGGCGTGCCCTATGTCATCGCCAGCGCCTATCGCCCGCAGGATCTTCTGGAGCCGGACTTGGCCGATGCCCCCTATCTGCCGAAACCGATCGATCAGAGAGCGCTCGTTGAAATCGTGCGCCTGTTGATGTCGAGCCCGCTCGAAAGCTTCGCGTCGGTGTGA
- a CDS encoding choline ABC transporter substrate-binding protein: protein MTPIARQLLAALSGGIFALSLAGPALSQSAPDSCKTVRFSDVGWTDITTTTALASVVLEGLGYKPDVKVLSLPVTYASLKNNDLDVFLGTWLPTMEADLAPYREEGSVETLEPANLTGAKYTLAVPAYTYEKGLKSFEDIAKFKDELDGKIYGIEPGNDGNRLILGMIEDDQFGLGDFELVESSEQGMLAQVSRAVRRDKPIVFLGWEPHPMNANFELKYLSGGDDVFGPDYGGATIYTNVREGYLDECPNVGQFLKNLKFTLPMENEIMGAILNDNKEARAAAKEWLQAHPETLDNWLEGVKTFSGEEGLPAVKESLGG from the coding sequence ATGACGCCCATCGCCCGACAGCTTCTTGCCGCCCTCTCCGGCGGCATCTTCGCCCTGTCGCTTGCCGGCCCGGCGCTGTCGCAGAGCGCCCCCGATAGCTGCAAGACGGTGCGCTTTTCCGATGTCGGCTGGACCGACATCACGACGACGACGGCGCTTGCCTCCGTGGTGCTGGAAGGCCTCGGCTACAAGCCGGACGTGAAAGTCCTGTCCCTGCCGGTCACTTATGCGTCGCTAAAGAACAACGATCTCGACGTCTTCCTCGGCACCTGGCTGCCGACGATGGAGGCCGACCTCGCGCCCTATCGCGAGGAGGGTTCGGTTGAGACGCTGGAGCCCGCCAACCTCACCGGTGCCAAATACACGCTCGCCGTGCCCGCCTACACCTACGAGAAGGGCCTGAAGAGCTTCGAGGATATCGCCAAGTTCAAGGACGAGCTCGACGGCAAGATCTACGGCATCGAACCCGGCAATGACGGCAACCGCCTCATCCTCGGCATGATCGAGGACGATCAGTTCGGCCTTGGCGATTTCGAGCTCGTGGAATCCTCCGAGCAGGGCATGCTCGCCCAGGTCAGCCGGGCTGTGCGGCGCGACAAGCCGATCGTCTTTCTCGGCTGGGAGCCGCATCCGATGAACGCCAATTTCGAGCTGAAATATCTGTCGGGCGGCGATGATGTCTTCGGCCCCGATTACGGCGGCGCGACGATTTATACGAATGTCCGCGAAGGCTATCTCGACGAGTGCCCGAATGTCGGCCAGTTCCTCAAGAACCTGAAGTTCACGCTGCCGATGGAAAACGAAATCATGGGCGCGATCCTGAACGACAACAAGGAAGCCCGGGCGGCCGCCAAGGAATGGCTTCAGGCTCATCCCGAGACCCTCGATAATTGGCTTGAGGGCGTAAAGACCTTCTCCGGTGAAGAAGGCCTGCCGGCCGTCAAGGAAAGCCTCGGCGGCTGA
- the betI gene encoding transcriptional regulator BetI, which produces MPRIGMEPVRRKALIDAAIEAIHQEGMAHITMGTIAKRAGVSAGLAHHYFGGKDKLLLATMRHLLSELGEEMQRCLKTASTPRARISAIIAGNFSEAQFRPAVISAWLAFYEAAQTEPEARRLLRVYTRRLESNLLHALQDLVAREEAVRIAETLAALIDGVWIRRSLAGPADPDGAAALLEHAVDALLNRKPAHA; this is translated from the coding sequence ATGCCCCGCATCGGAATGGAACCCGTGCGCCGCAAGGCGCTCATCGACGCCGCCATCGAGGCCATCCACCAGGAAGGCATGGCCCATATCACCATGGGCACGATCGCCAAGCGGGCCGGCGTGTCGGCCGGGCTCGCGCATCATTATTTCGGCGGCAAGGACAAGCTCCTGCTCGCCACCATGCGCCACCTTCTCTCCGAGCTCGGCGAGGAGATGCAGCGATGCCTGAAGACCGCGTCGACGCCGCGGGCCCGCATCAGCGCCATCATCGCCGGGAATTTTTCGGAAGCTCAGTTTCGTCCTGCCGTCATCTCCGCCTGGCTCGCCTTCTACGAGGCGGCACAGACGGAGCCCGAAGCGCGGCGGCTTTTGCGCGTCTATACGCGGCGGCTCGAAAGCAATCTCCTGCACGCGCTGCAGGATCTGGTGGCGCGCGAGGAGGCGGTGCGGATCGCTGAAACGCTCGCCGCGCTCATCGACGGCGTGTGGATCCGCCGTTCGCTTGCCGGACCCGCCGATCCCGACGGTGCGGCCGCTCTCCTGGAACATGCCGTCGATGCTCTCCTCAATCGGAAACCTGCTCATGCGTGA
- the betA gene encoding choline dehydrogenase gives MRDVDFIIIGAGSAGCVLANRLSEDGQNSVLVVEYGGSDVSPFIQMPAAFSIPMNTSRYDWGYRSEPEPHLGGRSLACPRGKVIGGSSSINGMVYVRGHPEDFDTWQEMGANGWGYADVAPYFQRLETSHGGEDGWRGSDGPMHVTRGTMRNPLYSAFIRAGAESGYPLTFDYNGSAQEGFGPMEMTVWRGQRWSSAQAYLRPALKRANVELMSNTLAERILFEDRRAVGLVVSRGGARETIRARREIIVAASSINSPKLLMLSGIGPAEHLREQGIDVVADRPGVGANLQDHLEVYVQQECRKPVTLNPHLGLVGRGRIGARWLLTRTGFGATNHFEACAFIRSAPGVAYPDLQMHFLPAAVRYDGSAAASAHGYQIHIGPMRSPSRGSVRLNGPDAATAPAIRFNYMSHEQDWRDFRAAIRLTREIFGQPAFGEFSGAELAPGPGVVSDAALDDFVRSEVESAYHPCGTCRMGEADDVGAVVDPACRVIGVDGLRVADSSIFPQITNGNLNAPSLMVGEKAADHILGRSLLPRFEREPVIVSGWAVSQRSKLPHHDLAA, from the coding sequence ATGCGTGACGTCGATTTCATCATCATCGGCGCCGGCTCCGCCGGCTGCGTGCTCGCCAACCGGCTGTCCGAGGACGGACAGAACAGCGTCCTCGTCGTGGAATATGGCGGCAGCGATGTCTCGCCCTTCATCCAGATGCCGGCGGCCTTCTCGATCCCGATGAATACGAGCCGCTACGATTGGGGCTATCGCAGCGAGCCGGAGCCGCATCTCGGCGGCCGGTCGCTCGCCTGCCCACGCGGCAAGGTGATCGGCGGCTCCTCGTCGATCAACGGCATGGTCTATGTGCGCGGCCATCCGGAGGATTTCGACACCTGGCAGGAGATGGGCGCCAACGGCTGGGGCTATGCCGACGTGGCGCCGTATTTCCAGCGGCTGGAGACGAGCCATGGCGGCGAGGACGGCTGGCGCGGCAGCGACGGGCCGATGCATGTAACGCGCGGCACGATGCGCAATCCACTCTATTCGGCCTTCATCCGTGCGGGCGCGGAGTCGGGTTATCCGCTCACCTTCGATTACAACGGCTCGGCCCAGGAAGGTTTCGGGCCGATGGAGATGACGGTGTGGCGCGGGCAGCGCTGGTCGTCGGCTCAGGCCTATCTGCGCCCGGCCTTGAAGCGGGCGAATGTCGAGCTCATGAGCAATACGCTGGCGGAGCGCATCCTGTTTGAGGATCGCCGCGCCGTCGGGCTCGTCGTCTCTCGCGGCGGCGCCCGCGAGACGATCCGGGCGCGGCGGGAAATCATCGTCGCCGCCTCGTCGATCAATTCGCCAAAGCTTCTGATGCTTTCGGGGATCGGTCCGGCGGAGCATTTGCGGGAGCAGGGCATCGATGTCGTCGCCGACAGGCCGGGTGTCGGCGCCAATCTCCAGGACCATCTCGAAGTCTATGTGCAGCAGGAATGCCGCAAGCCGGTGACGCTCAACCCGCATCTCGGGCTCGTCGGCCGCGGGCGGATCGGCGCGCGCTGGCTTTTGACGCGCACCGGTTTCGGCGCCACCAACCATTTCGAGGCCTGCGCCTTCATCCGCTCCGCGCCGGGCGTCGCATATCCCGACCTGCAGATGCATTTCCTGCCGGCGGCGGTGCGCTATGACGGCAGCGCGGCGGCGAGCGCGCATGGCTACCAGATCCATATCGGACCGATGCGCTCGCCCTCACGTGGCTCTGTGCGGCTGAATGGGCCGGATGCGGCGACGGCGCCTGCGATCCGCTTCAACTATATGAGCCACGAGCAGGACTGGCGCGATTTTCGGGCGGCGATCCGGCTGACACGCGAGATTTTTGGACAGCCGGCCTTCGGAGAATTCTCCGGCGCCGAGCTCGCGCCTGGGCCAGGGGTGGTGAGCGACGCGGCACTCGACGATTTCGTGCGCAGTGAAGTCGAAAGCGCCTATCACCCTTGCGGCACCTGTCGCATGGGGGAGGCCGACGATGTTGGCGCCGTCGTTGATCCCGCCTGCCGGGTGATTGGGGTCGACGGGCTCAGAGTGGCCGATTCCTCCATCTTCCCGCAGATTACCAACGGCAATCTCAACGCGCCCTCGCTGATGGTGGGCGAGAAGGCGGCCGATCATATTCTGGGGCGCAGCCTTCTGCCGCGCTTCGAGCGCGAGCCGGTTATCGTCTCCGGCTGGGCCGTGAGCCAGCGTAGCAAGCTGCCGCATCACGATCTCGCCGCCTGA
- a CDS encoding YggT family protein, with the protein MRAILDVILLILNLYTWVIIASAIFSWLYAFNVVNPRNQVVSTIGRMLYQLTEPVLRPIRRFVPAFGGLDISPIIAILLIFLLQRIIVYYIYPVVF; encoded by the coding sequence ATGCGCGCCATTCTCGACGTTATCCTTCTGATCCTCAATCTTTATACCTGGGTGATCATCGCCAGCGCGATCTTCTCGTGGCTTTACGCCTTCAACGTCGTCAATCCGCGCAATCAGGTGGTCTCGACGATCGGGCGCATGCTGTATCAGCTGACGGAGCCGGTGCTGCGGCCGATCCGGCGCTTCGTGCCGGCCTTTGGCGGTCTCGACATCTCGCCGATCATCGCGATCCTTCTCATCTTTCTGCTGCAGCGGATCATCGTCTATTACATCTATCCCGTCGTCTTTTGA
- a CDS encoding DUF167 family protein, which translates to MSEPFKATSEGLLLSVRLTPKAAKDALEGVEELADGRAVIKARVRAVPEKGAANKALENLVAKALGIPKSSVSLATGGTSRVKVLLLAGDADELTKKLQSVV; encoded by the coding sequence TTGAGCGAGCCGTTTAAGGCGACCTCCGAGGGGCTCCTGCTTTCGGTGCGTCTGACGCCGAAGGCCGCCAAGGATGCGCTCGAAGGGGTGGAAGAGCTTGCCGACGGGCGCGCCGTCATCAAGGCGCGCGTGCGGGCCGTGCCGGAAAAGGGCGCGGCCAACAAGGCGCTCGAAAATCTGGTGGCGAAGGCGCTCGGTATTCCGAAGAGTTCGGTGTCGCTTGCAACAGGCGGGACGAGCCGCGTGAAGGTGCTGCTTCTCGCCGGCGATGCGGACGAACTCACGAAGAAGCTTCAGAGCGTCGTTTGA
- a CDS encoding GNAT family N-acetyltransferase — MSAVVIDIRYAEHSDATAIADVHERSWSEAYAGILPAVALRQMVARHGPRHWVEVIGRRRNVLVLEVGGMIAGYATFGVARQRSHARTAEIYELYLLPEYQGIGGGRLLFEETCRTLKERGFTRLIVRALTENARALEFYEHRGGEIRSMAQTLFGERRMPVAVFSFKL, encoded by the coding sequence ATGAGCGCTGTCGTTATCGATATCCGCTATGCGGAACATTCCGATGCAACCGCTATCGCGGATGTGCATGAGCGTTCCTGGAGCGAGGCCTATGCCGGCATCCTGCCGGCCGTGGCGCTCCGTCAGATGGTCGCCCGCCACGGACCCCGCCACTGGGTGGAGGTGATCGGCCGCAGGCGCAATGTCCTCGTTCTGGAAGTGGGCGGCATGATCGCCGGTTATGCCACCTTCGGCGTTGCCAGACAGCGCTCCCATGCCCGCACCGCCGAGATCTACGAGCTCTATCTCCTGCCGGAATATCAGGGCATCGGCGGCGGACGCCTGCTCTTCGAAGAGACCTGCCGCACCTTGAAGGAGCGGGGCTTCACCCGCCTCATCGTCCGCGCATTGACGGAAAACGCCCGCGCCCTCGAATTCTACGAGCACCGCGGCGGCGAAATCCGCTCCATGGCGCAGACGCTTTTCGGCGAGCGGCGCATGCCCGTCGCGGTTTTTTCGTTCAAACTCTGA
- the typA gene encoding translational GTPase TypA: MTKTLRNIAIIAHVDHGKTTLIDVLLKSSGSFREGLRVAERAMDSNALERERGITILAKVTSLVWNDARINIVDTPGHADFGGEVERILNMVDGALLLVDAAEGPMPQTKFVLTKALAAGLKPIVVINKVDKGDARPDYVLNEVFDLFAALGASEEQLDFPVLYGSAKQGWMADTPQGQHQGINALLDLVVRHVNAPTTEEGPFRMLATTLEADPFLGRILTGRVRSGEIKPGQTVKALSRKGDLVENFRVSKVLAFRGLERQPIDKGEAGDIVALAGMSEATVADTLADPEVTTPIAAHPIDPPTLSMSFRINDGPLAGREGSKVQSRVIRERLLREAEGNVALKITESTDKDAFDVAGRGELQLAILIETMRREGFELTIGKPRVVTRTDENGETLEPVEEVTVDVDDEFSGVVIDKLSTRRGEMVQMQPSGGGRTRIVFYVPTRGLIGYQPELLSDTRGTAIMNRVFHEWQPWRGEIPSRQRGVLISNGTGAAVPYALFNLQDRGSMMIGPGEAVYPGMIVGEHSRGNDLEVNVLKGKQLTNIRSAGKDDAVLLTPPLKLSLEQALSYIAEDELVEITPQSIRLRKAILDPNDRKRAERSKKDAA, encoded by the coding sequence ATGACAAAGACTCTACGTAACATCGCCATCATCGCGCATGTCGATCATGGCAAGACGACGCTCATCGACGTGCTCCTCAAGAGCTCGGGCTCCTTTCGCGAGGGGCTGCGTGTCGCCGAGCGCGCCATGGATTCCAACGCGCTGGAGCGCGAGCGTGGCATCACCATTCTCGCCAAGGTGACGTCGCTCGTCTGGAACGACGCGCGCATCAACATTGTGGATACGCCAGGCCATGCCGATTTCGGCGGCGAGGTGGAGCGCATCCTCAATATGGTCGACGGCGCCCTCCTCCTGGTGGACGCGGCCGAAGGCCCGATGCCGCAGACGAAATTCGTGCTCACCAAGGCGCTCGCCGCCGGGCTGAAGCCGATCGTCGTCATCAACAAGGTCGACAAGGGCGATGCCCGCCCCGACTATGTCCTCAACGAGGTCTTCGATCTCTTCGCCGCCCTCGGCGCTTCCGAAGAGCAGCTCGACTTCCCCGTGCTTTACGGCTCCGCCAAGCAGGGCTGGATGGCGGACACACCGCAAGGCCAGCATCAGGGCATCAATGCGCTCCTCGACCTCGTCGTGCGGCACGTCAACGCGCCGACCACCGAGGAAGGCCCGTTCCGCATGCTGGCGACGACGCTCGAAGCCGATCCCTTCCTCGGCCGCATCCTTACGGGCCGCGTGCGCTCCGGCGAGATAAAGCCCGGCCAGACGGTGAAGGCGCTGTCGCGCAAGGGCGACCTGGTCGAAAATTTCCGCGTTTCGAAGGTTCTCGCCTTCCGCGGCCTGGAGCGTCAGCCGATCGACAAGGGCGAGGCCGGCGACATCGTCGCTCTCGCCGGCATGAGCGAGGCGACCGTCGCCGATACGCTCGCCGATCCGGAGGTGACGACGCCGATCGCCGCCCATCCGATCGATCCGCCGACGCTCTCCATGTCGTTTCGCATCAATGACGGGCCGCTTGCCGGGCGCGAGGGCTCCAAGGTGCAAAGCCGCGTGATCCGCGAGCGCCTGCTGCGTGAAGCGGAAGGCAACGTCGCGCTGAAGATCACGGAATCGACCGACAAGGACGCCTTCGACGTCGCCGGTCGCGGCGAATTGCAGCTCGCCATCCTGATCGAGACCATGCGCCGCGAAGGCTTCGAGCTGACCATCGGAAAGCCGCGCGTCGTCACCAGAACGGACGAGAACGGCGAGACGCTGGAACCGGTCGAAGAGGTCACGGTCGACGTCGACGACGAATTCTCGGGCGTCGTCATCGACAAATTGTCCACCCGTCGCGGCGAGATGGTGCAGATGCAGCCTTCGGGCGGCGGCCGCACCCGCATCGTCTTCTATGTCCCGACCCGCGGCCTCATCGGCTATCAGCCGGAGCTTTTGTCCGACACGCGCGGCACGGCGATCATGAACCGCGTCTTCCACGAATGGCAGCCCTGGCGCGGCGAGATTCCGAGCCGCCAGCGCGGCGTCCTGATCTCCAACGGCACCGGCGCCGCCGTGCCTTACGCGCTGTTCAACCTGCAGGATCGCGGTTCGATGATGATCGGGCCGGGCGAAGCCGTCTATCCGGGCATGATCGTCGGCGAACATTCGCGCGGCAACGATCTCGAGGTGAACGTCCTCAAAGGCAAGCAGCTCACCAACATCCGCTCCGCGGGCAAGGACGATGCCGTGCTTTTGACGCCGCCTTTGAAGCTCAGCCTGGAGCAGGCGCTGTCCTACATCGCCGAAGACGAACTCGTTGAAATCACGCCGCAATCCATCCGTCTGCGCAAGGCGATCCTCGATCCGAACGATCGCAAACGGGCCGAGCGCAGCAAAAAAGATGCCGCTTGA
- a CDS encoding TadE/TadG family type IV pilus assembly protein, protein MLGRYRTRCSRWRRDEDGATAVEFALIAPVLIFLMMGIVELGLYLSAESVLEHASYTATRLGRTGYNDKDNKLTREQTIRAELDGYSRVLVDPAKIKITSQTFSNFEDLGQYPDGFIDANGNGVYDEGEYRVSKPGYGDGRDVVVYTITYPWKFFTPMIGKILGGSDNTLDITVHAVVKNEPF, encoded by the coding sequence ATGCTCGGACGATATCGAACAAGATGTTCGCGGTGGCGTCGCGACGAAGACGGCGCGACGGCGGTGGAATTCGCGCTGATTGCCCCGGTGCTGATCTTCCTGATGATGGGGATCGTCGAGCTCGGGCTTTATCTCTCCGCCGAAAGCGTTCTGGAGCATGCGAGCTATACTGCGACCCGGCTCGGGCGCACGGGCTATAACGATAAAGACAACAAACTCACGCGCGAGCAGACGATCCGCGCCGAGCTTGACGGCTATTCCCGCGTTCTCGTGGATCCGGCGAAAATTAAGATCACCAGCCAGACCTTTTCCAACTTCGAAGACCTCGGCCAGTATCCGGATGGCTTCATCGATGCCAACGGCAATGGTGTCTACGACGAGGGGGAATACCGGGTCAGCAAGCCCGGTTACGGCGATGGCAGAGACGTTGTTGTCTACACCATCACCTACCCTTGGAAATTCTTCACGCCGATGATCGGCAAGATCCTCGGTGGAAGTGATAACACCCTCGATATCACCGTGCATGCGGTGGTGAAGAACGAGCCCTTCTGA